A single region of the Blattabacterium sp. (Cryptocercus kyebangensis) genome encodes:
- a CDS encoding inorganic phosphate transporter, with protein MKIFYPSIIVILFILSIFDLIVGLINDAVNFLNSAIGSKVASRKTIIIFASLGILLGAFLSSRMMEIARKGIFDPSYFYFSDLIFIFLAVMISDIILLDIFNTLGLPTSTTVSMVFCLLGGAFSISMIKISSPLSNEPLHHLSQYIKAEKTLTIGIGIFLSIIISFFSGAFIHYFIRILLSFEYKSRLKYAGVIWASISLSSMTYFLIVRGLHSTLQGSMYDNLSVQSLLIPHFIKWIHHNFFFFFILLFTTWIIVSKVFVFLGYNILKFVVLYGTFSLAMAFAGNDLVNFIGVPIASIQSYNIWKEAGSPPAEGFNMKSLSGNVQIPSFVLIFSGIIMILTLWFSKKTKTITSTEINLSRQNEGNEKFLSNSFARGIVRFFLFFGNKFFNLFPKRFLVKIEKNFKKKIQKEENISEENIAFDLVRASSNLTISSILISIATVKNLPLSTTFVTFMVSMGTSLSDRAWDRESAVYRISGVLKVIRGWFLTGVIAFTMAGIIAYFLYFIKVWALIFFIFLMVLVFYKSYKKYQKIQYQKVEEEKTIFGIIGWINLNKSSESSDILEPMLKSIELIYKNSIEGITKENLKPLKDSRKNFLKVKENFTYIQNSLIRVIKKTRNSDPIFGRLYIRIYNKIKEILESEDIITNCTLFHVINSHNPLKYNQKKNLLTLEHLMMEYFSILKKIIINRNCKYVSHTIKINILKKIEEQINQQVKGIIHKKYGTKNTLLMLDVLIQSKKITENIEDLILLYKNFLSHISSKRDTSILVLKNIKI; from the coding sequence ATGAAAATTTTTTATCCATCAATTATAGTCATTCTTTTTATATTATCTATTTTCGATCTTATTGTAGGGTTGATTAACGATGCCGTAAATTTTCTTAATTCCGCTATTGGATCTAAAGTAGCTTCTCGTAAGACTATCATTATTTTTGCTAGTTTAGGTATTCTATTGGGAGCTTTTTTATCTAGTAGAATGATGGAAATAGCAAGAAAAGGTATTTTTGATCCGTCTTATTTTTATTTTTCAGATCTTATTTTTATTTTTTTAGCAGTTATGATATCCGATATTATTTTATTGGATATTTTTAACACTTTAGGGTTGCCAACCTCTACTACAGTATCAATGGTTTTTTGTTTATTAGGAGGAGCCTTCAGTATTTCCATGATAAAAATTTCTTCTCCATTAAGTAATGAACCCCTTCATCATTTAAGTCAATACATTAAAGCGGAAAAAACATTGACAATTGGTATAGGAATTTTTTTATCTATTATAATTTCTTTTTTTTCTGGTGCCTTTATTCACTATTTTATACGGATTTTATTAAGTTTTGAATATAAAAGTAGATTAAAATATGCAGGAGTTATATGGGCCTCTATTTCATTGAGTAGTATGACTTATTTTTTGATTGTAAGAGGACTTCATAGTACTTTACAAGGATCCATGTATGATAATTTATCAGTACAATCCCTATTGATTCCACATTTTATAAAGTGGATCCATCATAATTTTTTTTTCTTTTTTATTTTATTATTTACAACTTGGATTATTGTGTCTAAAGTATTTGTTTTTTTAGGATATAATATATTAAAATTTGTCGTATTATATGGAACATTTTCTTTAGCTATGGCTTTTGCAGGAAATGATCTAGTAAATTTCATAGGAGTTCCTATAGCTAGTATACAATCTTATAACATATGGAAAGAAGCAGGAAGTCCTCCTGCAGAAGGATTCAATATGAAAAGTTTATCTGGAAATGTACAGATTCCATCTTTTGTTCTGATATTTTCAGGTATAATTATGATATTAACACTTTGGTTTTCTAAAAAAACAAAAACCATTACCAGCACGGAAATTAATTTAAGTAGACAAAATGAAGGAAACGAAAAATTTTTATCCAATTCTTTTGCAAGAGGAATCGTTCGGTTTTTTTTATTTTTCGGAAATAAATTTTTTAATTTATTTCCGAAACGATTTCTTGTTAAAATAGAAAAAAATTTTAAGAAAAAAATCCAAAAAGAGGAAAATATTTCTGAGGAAAATATTGCTTTTGATCTGGTTAGAGCTTCTTCTAATTTAACTATATCTAGTATATTGATCTCTATAGCTACCGTTAAGAATCTTCCCCTATCTACTACTTTTGTCACTTTTATGGTCTCTATGGGGACTTCTCTTTCAGATAGAGCGTGGGATAGAGAAAGTGCTGTTTATCGAATATCAGGAGTTTTAAAAGTTATAAGGGGATGGTTTTTAACAGGGGTTATAGCATTCACCATGGCAGGAATTATAGCCTATTTTTTGTATTTTATAAAGGTATGGGCACTTATATTTTTTATTTTTTTAATGGTATTGGTTTTTTACAAAAGTTATAAAAAATATCAAAAAATACAATATCAAAAAGTTGAAGAGGAAAAAACTATTTTTGGTATAATAGGATGGATAAATTTAAACAAAAGTTCCGAAAGTTCGGATATTTTAGAACCTATGCTCAAATCTATAGAACTTATTTACAAAAATAGTATAGAAGGAATTACTAAAGAAAACTTGAAACCCCTTAAAGATAGCAGAAAAAACTTTTTAAAAGTAAAAGAAAATTTTACGTATATACAGAACTCTTTGATTAGAGTTATAAAAAAAACGAGGAATAGTGACCCTATTTTTGGAAGACTTTATATACGTATATACAACAAAATTAAAGAAATATTGGAATCCGAAGATATTATTACCAATTGCACTTTATTTCATGTAATTAATAGCCATAACCCTTTAAAATACAATCAAAAAAAGAATTTGCTTACACTTGAACATTTGATGATGGAATATTTCAGTATTCTAAAAAAAATTATTATAAATAGAAATTGTAAATATGTTAGCCATACAATAAAAATTAATATTCTAAAAAAGATTGAGGAACAAATAAATCAACAGGTGAAGGGAATTATCCATAAAAAATATGGGACTAAAAATACATTATTAATGTTAGACGTTCTTATCCAATCAAAAAAGATTACAGAGAATATAGAAGATCTTATCCTATTATATAAAAATTTTTTATCCCATATTTCTTCAAAAAGAGACACTTCCATTTTAGTTCTAAAAAATATAAAAATTTAA
- a CDS encoding Mrp/NBP35 family ATP-binding protein yields the protein MKQKISEALENVFILENKKNIIESGIVKKIDVFKDEIRIHISLSHPTMHIKKTLKKDILQAIKYKDVDTKKIRLKIEIKLENTDKKIPGIKNIIAVASGKGGVGKSTIATNIAVSLVKMGFHVGLLDADIYGPSIPLMFNLEEDKVHSSLLQKKNNSYVMNPITSYGVKILSLGFFSKSGQAVVWRGPMATKALRQFVHDTDWGYLDFLIIDLPPGTGDIHLSILQDIPLKGIILVSTPQKIALSDVHRSVGMFRIRSIQVPILGIIENMSFFLEKETQEKKYFFGKNGVKNFSKKMDIFFLGEIPMLQTIREYSDLGIPVVLENDQIRKIFEKITKNIIKKLP from the coding sequence ATGAAACAAAAAATTTCGGAAGCATTAGAAAATGTTTTTATTCTTGAAAATAAAAAAAATATTATTGAGTCTGGAATAGTAAAAAAAATAGATGTATTTAAGGATGAAATAAGAATACATATAAGTTTATCCCATCCGACTATGCATATAAAAAAAACATTAAAAAAAGATATTTTACAAGCTATAAAATATAAAGATGTAGATACAAAAAAAATACGTTTAAAAATAGAAATAAAATTAGAAAATACTGATAAAAAAATACCTGGGATAAAAAATATAATAGCCGTAGCTTCTGGAAAAGGAGGGGTTGGAAAATCTACGATTGCAACCAATATAGCCGTATCTTTAGTAAAGATGGGGTTTCATGTTGGGTTATTAGATGCCGATATTTATGGTCCTTCCATTCCATTAATGTTTAACTTAGAAGAAGATAAGGTACATTCTTCTCTTCTACAAAAGAAGAATAATTCTTATGTAATGAATCCTATCACTAGTTATGGAGTTAAAATTCTATCTTTAGGTTTTTTTTCAAAATCTGGACAAGCTGTGGTTTGGAGGGGACCAATGGCTACTAAGGCTTTAAGACAATTTGTTCATGATACGGATTGGGGATACTTAGATTTTTTAATTATAGATTTACCTCCAGGAACAGGGGATATTCATTTATCTATTTTACAAGATATCCCATTAAAAGGAATTATTCTCGTTAGTACACCTCAAAAAATTGCTTTATCGGATGTACATAGATCTGTAGGGATGTTTCGTATTAGATCCATTCAAGTTCCAATACTTGGAATAATAGAAAATATGTCTTTTTTTCTTGAAAAAGAAACCCAAGAAAAAAAATATTTTTTTGGAAAAAACGGAGTGAAAAACTTTTCCAAAAAAATGGATATTTTCTTTCTTGGAGAGATTCCTATGTTACAAACCATACGAGAATATTCTGATTTAGGGATCCCAGTTGTTTTAGAAAACGATCAAATAAGAAAAATTTTTGAAAAAATAACGAAAAATATAATAAAAAAATTACCCTAA
- a CDS encoding CvpA family protein, with protein sequence MITDIIILITLLYGGYHGYKKGLLSQLFVFMIFFILIYKGIDIFYLVSEILPKKVNGSNKEPFFIGYSIIISFFLIILTAFLTKKILEFFFIITWIQPIEKWLGGILGLIKYFFYLSICILLLKEVNEKINLIPYHFFQNSFEKEFQYIFSIYRKGPQFFFKKLEELYFQI encoded by the coding sequence ATGATCACAGATATAATTATTCTGATTACCCTTTTATATGGTGGATATCATGGTTATAAAAAAGGGTTATTGTCTCAGTTATTTGTATTCATGATATTTTTTATATTGATATATAAAGGTATCGATATATTTTACTTAGTTTCAGAAATATTACCAAAAAAAGTAAATGGGAGTAATAAAGAACCTTTTTTTATTGGTTATTCTATAATAATTTCATTTTTTTTGATAATTTTAACAGCTTTTTTAACTAAAAAAATTCTAGAATTTTTTTTTATAATTACATGGATACAACCTATTGAAAAATGGTTAGGTGGTATATTAGGATTAATAAAATATTTTTTTTATCTATCAATATGTATTCTTTTACTTAAAGAAGTAAATGAAAAAATAAATTTAATTCCTTATCATTTTTTTCAAAATTCTTTTGAAAAAGAATTTCAATATATTTTCTCCATATATAGAAAAGGACCCCAGTTCTTTTTTAAAAAATTGGAAGAGTTATATTTTCAAATTTAA
- the ruvA gene encoding Holliday junction branch migration protein RuvA → MITHLRGKLIERDQSYLIIDCNGIGYYIHISSSTYSSFLLKKVEEEIYIYTYLFIKENKHVLYGFFDRIERKIFSHLISVNGIGPNSAITLLSSLTPYEIEKSISKEDTEVFKSIKGIGIKTAHRIIIELKDKIGLLSKKGKDVTLFDKNTPSIIKKEALRALIVLGFSPKESKKVLEDLLEKNPKFTVENLIKDSLKKL, encoded by the coding sequence GTGATAACACATTTAAGAGGAAAATTAATCGAAAGGGATCAATCTTATTTAATAATAGATTGTAACGGAATAGGATATTATATTCATATATCCTCGTCTACTTATTCTTCTTTTTTATTAAAAAAAGTAGAAGAGGAAATCTATATATATACTTATCTTTTTATAAAGGAAAATAAACATGTTTTGTATGGTTTTTTTGATAGAATAGAAAGGAAAATATTTTCTCATTTGATATCTGTAAATGGGATAGGACCAAATTCTGCTATAACATTGTTATCTTCATTAACTCCATATGAAATAGAAAAATCTATTTCTAAAGAAGATACAGAAGTATTTAAAAGTATTAAGGGAATCGGTATAAAAACAGCTCATAGAATTATAATAGAACTTAAAGATAAAATAGGTCTTCTTTCTAAAAAAGGAAAAGATGTTACATTATTCGATAAAAATACACCATCCATTATAAAAAAAGAAGCTTTAAGGGCTTTGATTGTATTGGGTTTTTCTCCTAAAGAATCTAAAAAAGTTTTAGAGGATCTTTTAGAGAAAAATCCAAAATTTACTGTAGAAAATTTAATCAAAGATTCTTTAAAAAAATTGTAA
- the trmD gene encoding tRNA (guanosine(37)-N1)-methyltransferase TrmD: MRIDIVSVIPEILKGPFSNSIIKRAINKKIIEIYLHDLRKYGLGKRKKVDDYPYGGGSGMVIRIEPVYRCFHKLFSERNYDEKIFMTPDGNIFSQKYAYEFSCKKNIIILCGRYKGIDQRIRENLISKEISIGPYVLSGGELAAAVVVEAVTRLLPGVLNNPDSMITDTFQIGSIPPPPLYTRPLIYKGLSVPRILLSGHHQKIKDWFYKKSILKKKI; encoded by the coding sequence ATGCGTATAGATATTGTTAGCGTTATTCCTGAAATACTCAAGGGGCCCTTTTCAAATTCTATTATTAAAAGAGCTATAAATAAAAAAATCATAGAAATTTATCTTCATGATTTACGAAAATATGGTTTAGGAAAACGTAAAAAAGTAGATGATTATCCTTATGGAGGAGGATCCGGTATGGTTATTAGAATAGAACCTGTATATCGGTGTTTCCATAAACTTTTTTCAGAAAGAAATTATGATGAAAAAATTTTTATGACTCCTGATGGAAATATTTTTTCACAAAAATATGCTTATGAATTTTCTTGTAAAAAAAATATTATTATTCTTTGTGGTCGTTACAAAGGTATTGATCAAAGAATCCGAGAAAACTTAATTTCCAAAGAAATATCTATTGGTCCTTATGTTTTATCTGGAGGAGAATTAGCCGCTGCTGTTGTAGTAGAGGCTGTAACTAGATTGTTACCTGGAGTACTAAATAATCCAGATTCTATGATTACAGATACGTTTCAAATTGGATCTATACCTCCTCCCCCTCTTTACACTCGTCCACTCATTTATAAAGGCCTATCTGTACCCAGAATACTTTTATCTGGACATCATCAAAAAATAAAAGATTGGTTCTATAAAAAATCTATCCTGAAAAAAAAAATTTGA
- a CDS encoding YtxH domain-containing protein has product MKKGGSFFWGLILGTIAGLIVGIILSTRKENKIRNILGGKTEELRDNLQEIGKKIGKKVHKIKSDIEAKWKKNKIDKIDKVEEELGT; this is encoded by the coding sequence ATGAAAAAAGGAGGAAGTTTTTTTTGGGGATTGATTCTGGGAACTATCGCAGGGTTAATAGTAGGAATTATTTTATCTACAAGAAAAGAAAATAAAATTAGAAATATACTAGGGGGGAAAACAGAAGAATTAAGAGATAATTTACAAGAAATAGGTAAAAAAATTGGAAAAAAAGTACATAAAATTAAATCTGACATTGAAGCAAAATGGAAAAAAAATAAAATAGATAAAATAGACAAAGTAGAAGAGGAATTGGGGACTTAA
- the der gene encoding ribosome biogenesis GTPase Der, with translation MSYLVSIVGRTNVGKSTLFNRIIGQRKAIVHGQSGVTRDRIYGDSEWNGVHFSVVDTGGYNPPNNTDIIDTEIRKQILIAVKDSDAILFLVDMKIGLLDLDIEISQILRRCKKSILLVVNKVDNGKNLYHDTDFFRLGFNNYYCISAINGSGTGEMLDRLIEILKGLVEKKVEKGEGFPRFSVIGRPNVGKSTLINSFLDKNHHIVTNISGTTRDSLDVFYKKFGYKCILVDTPGVRKKSKISESIEFYSTMKTVRTIKYTDICFLMVDAVRGWESQDRNIFRLIEKNQKGVIILINKWDLLHNNKNFSIQKNFEIFIKKNIAPFDNVPILFISAKNKDGIYNIIPIAYHIFRKRKERLKTNLLNRVMLPLFKKNPPPTIKKKLIKIKYCTQLPTYTPKFIFFSNYPQYIKESYKRFIENKIRYHFDFIGVPIQIFFRKK, from the coding sequence ATGAGTTACCTAGTTTCCATAGTAGGACGTACGAATGTAGGAAAATCAACTTTATTTAACCGTATTATAGGACAAAGGAAAGCTATAGTTCATGGTCAAAGTGGAGTAACGAGAGATAGAATTTATGGAGATTCTGAATGGAATGGAGTCCATTTTTCTGTAGTAGATACAGGAGGTTATAATCCCCCCAATAATACAGATATAATCGATACAGAAATCAGAAAGCAAATTTTAATAGCTGTAAAAGATTCTGATGCCATTTTGTTTTTAGTGGATATGAAAATAGGTCTACTCGATCTAGATATCGAAATTTCTCAAATACTTAGAAGATGTAAAAAATCAATTTTATTAGTAGTGAATAAAGTAGATAACGGAAAAAATCTATATCATGATACAGATTTTTTCCGTTTAGGATTCAATAACTATTATTGTATATCCGCTATAAATGGAAGTGGAACTGGAGAAATGTTGGATAGATTAATAGAAATATTGAAAGGATTAGTAGAAAAAAAAGTAGAGAAAGGGGAGGGATTTCCACGTTTTTCTGTAATTGGGCGACCCAACGTAGGAAAATCTACATTAATTAACTCTTTTTTAGATAAAAACCATCATATTGTCACAAATATTTCTGGTACCACAAGAGATAGTCTAGATGTTTTCTACAAAAAATTTGGATATAAATGTATTTTAGTTGATACCCCTGGAGTTAGAAAAAAATCAAAAATAAGTGAAAGTATTGAATTTTATTCTACTATGAAAACGGTGAGAACTATTAAATACACAGATATTTGTTTTTTGATGGTAGATGCGGTTCGTGGATGGGAATCACAAGATAGAAATATTTTTAGATTGATTGAAAAAAATCAAAAAGGGGTCATAATTCTTATTAACAAATGGGATTTATTACATAATAATAAAAATTTTTCTATACAGAAAAATTTCGAAATTTTTATTAAAAAAAACATTGCTCCATTTGACAATGTTCCCATACTTTTTATATCGGCTAAAAATAAGGATGGAATATATAATATTATACCCATAGCTTATCATATTTTTAGAAAACGAAAAGAAAGATTAAAAACGAATTTATTAAATAGAGTTATGTTACCCCTTTTTAAAAAAAATCCTCCTCCTACTATCAAAAAAAAATTGATTAAAATCAAATATTGTACTCAATTGCCTACATATACACCAAAATTTATTTTTTTTTCTAATTACCCTCAGTATATAAAAGAATCTTATAAAAGATTTATTGAAAATAAAATTCGTTATCACTTCGATTTCATAGGAGTTCCTATACAAATTTTTTTCAGAAAAAAATAA
- the murB gene encoding UDP-N-acetylmuramate dehydrogenase, which yields MLDIKKNFSLKNFNTFGINVYAHYFVNVKSLEDIKKTFCIYPYIPKFFLGNGSNILFLKNYYQGLVIKMGIKGKKVMKENNSQVIVKAFAGENWNEFVDWTIKKGFNGLENLSFIPGTVGAAPIQNIGAYGSEVKDTLLEVQVYDLYSGIIRKFTREECKLEYRNSFFKNPHSRNKFLVLSVSFLLRKKYKKLNIYSIEIQKELKYMNVKKPNPYDLRKAIFNIRNRKLPNPKKIGNAGSFFMNPIVGIFDLKKLQSQYPNIIGFFISKNKVKISASSLIETIGWKGKKIGDVGVYEKKPIVLVNYGKASGMDVYYFSEKITKKIKKKLGIVLSKEVNIIQ from the coding sequence ATGTTAGATATTAAAAAAAATTTTTCTCTCAAAAATTTTAATACATTTGGAATAAATGTTTATGCACATTATTTTGTAAATGTGAAGAGTCTAGAAGATATAAAAAAAACTTTTTGTATATATCCATACATTCCTAAATTTTTTTTGGGAAATGGAAGTAATATTCTTTTTTTAAAAAATTATTATCAAGGACTAGTAATAAAAATGGGAATAAAAGGGAAGAAAGTGATGAAGGAAAACAATTCTCAAGTCATTGTTAAAGCTTTTGCTGGAGAAAATTGGAATGAATTTGTAGATTGGACTATAAAAAAAGGATTCAATGGATTAGAAAATTTATCGTTTATTCCTGGTACAGTTGGAGCCGCCCCAATTCAAAATATTGGAGCGTATGGATCAGAAGTAAAGGATACTTTATTAGAAGTCCAAGTATATGACCTTTATAGTGGTATAATACGAAAGTTTACACGAGAAGAATGTAAACTAGAATATCGAAATTCTTTTTTTAAGAATCCACATTCTAGAAATAAATTTTTGGTTTTATCTGTTTCTTTTCTATTAAGGAAAAAATATAAAAAATTGAATATTTACTCCATTGAAATTCAAAAAGAATTAAAATACATGAATGTAAAAAAACCTAATCCTTACGATTTAAGGAAGGCTATCTTTAATATTAGAAATAGAAAACTTCCAAATCCAAAAAAAATTGGAAATGCTGGTAGTTTTTTTATGAATCCTATAGTAGGAATATTTGATTTAAAAAAATTACAATCTCAATATCCCAATATTATTGGATTTTTTATTTCTAAAAATAAAGTAAAAATATCTGCTAGTTCCTTGATTGAAACAATAGGATGGAAAGGGAAAAAAATAGGAGATGTTGGGGTTTATGAAAAAAAACCTATAGTTTTAGTAAACTATGGGAAAGCTAGTGGAATGGATGTTTATTATTTTTCAGAAAAAATAACGAAAAAAATCAAAAAAAAGTTAGGTATTGTGTTATCAAAAGAAGTAAATATCATACAGTAA
- a CDS encoding purine-nucleoside phosphorylase, with protein MSITLEEKSTKYIQKKIKEKPDFGIILLENQFNKLVEEIKNPIYISYEEIPNFKKINFYGKFIFGEIENKKVIFSIEPFYENGEIPFSIIIFKNIGVDKLILINISGGVNPNYKMGDVILVKDHINLFPENPKIRKLIEKKNKFFWITELYDQKMLEMAENISMNHNIIIQKGIYVAFPYPNYKTSAEQAMIRSMGGDSVGMNIISYVITARCMNLRVFFLSIMVELCENNESPSDSINFLTPFFYETEKSMPILILIFKEFIKLCS; from the coding sequence ATGTCAATAACTTTAGAAGAAAAATCGACCAAATATATACAAAAAAAAATCAAAGAAAAACCTGATTTTGGGATAATATTATTGGAAAATCAGTTTAATAAACTGGTAGAAGAAATAAAAAATCCTATATATATTTCTTACGAAGAAATTCCAAATTTTAAGAAAATAAATTTCTATGGAAAATTTATTTTCGGAGAAATAGAAAATAAAAAAGTTATTTTTTCAATAGAACCATTTTATGAAAATGGAGAGATTCCTTTTTCTATTATAATTTTTAAAAATATTGGAGTAGATAAATTAATATTGATTAATATTTCTGGAGGAGTAAATCCAAATTATAAAATGGGTGACGTAATTTTGGTAAAAGATCATATCAATCTTTTTCCAGAAAATCCTAAAATAAGAAAACTTATAGAAAAAAAGAATAAGTTTTTTTGGATTACTGAGCTATATGATCAAAAGATGCTGGAAATGGCAGAAAATATTTCAATGAATCATAATATAATCATACAAAAAGGGATATATGTAGCATTTCCATATCCAAATTATAAAACTTCTGCAGAACAGGCCATGATACGATCTATGGGAGGAGATAGTGTTGGAATGAATATCATTTCATATGTAATAACAGCTAGATGTATGAATCTACGCGTTTTTTTTCTATCCATTATGGTTGAATTATGTGAAAATAATGAGTCTCCTTCCGATTCCATAAATTTTTTGACCCCCTTTTTTTATGAAACCGAAAAATCTATGCCTATTCTAATATTAATTTTCAAAGAATTTATAAAACTTTGTTCCTAG
- the rlmB gene encoding 23S rRNA (guanosine(2251)-2'-O)-methyltransferase RlmB has protein sequence MNKLEVIYGIHPLIEAIQSKITIRKLFFQRGWEKGSNTYKKKLINLSKKNNIQIHSVSKKKFDQWKNKNHQGVFAILSPIKTYHIEDLLPIFYEKGKNPLLLILDRITDVRNFGSIIRTAVCAGVDSIIIPKKEMAMIGSDSIKTSSGALFKVPICKEKNIGKTIEYLIKSGLKIVSATEKSNKYWYDIDFSFPTALILGNEENGISHKYLELSYEKAKIPAIQGISSLNVSVACGIILYEVVRQRKKYSLIK, from the coding sequence ATGAATAAATTAGAAGTTATTTATGGAATACATCCATTAATAGAAGCAATTCAATCCAAAATTACTATTAGAAAACTCTTTTTTCAAAGAGGATGGGAAAAAGGATCTAATACTTATAAAAAAAAATTAATAAATCTTTCCAAAAAAAATAATATCCAAATTCACTCCGTTTCAAAAAAAAAATTTGATCAATGGAAAAATAAAAATCATCAAGGAGTTTTTGCAATTCTTTCACCAATAAAAACTTATCATATAGAAGATTTGCTTCCTATTTTTTATGAAAAAGGAAAAAATCCACTTTTGCTCATTTTAGATCGTATTACCGATGTAAGAAATTTTGGATCTATCATTCGTACTGCGGTATGTGCAGGTGTAGATTCTATCATAATTCCTAAAAAAGAGATGGCTATGATTGGATCTGATTCAATCAAGACCTCTTCAGGTGCTTTATTTAAAGTTCCGATATGTAAAGAAAAAAATATTGGAAAAACTATAGAATATTTGATTAAATCTGGATTAAAAATTGTTTCAGCTACAGAAAAATCTAATAAATATTGGTATGATATTGATTTTTCATTTCCTACTGCTTTAATCCTAGGAAATGAGGAAAATGGAATTTCCCATAAATATTTAGAACTTTCCTATGAAAAGGCAAAAATACCAGCAATACAAGGAATATCTTCTTTAAATGTTTCTGTAGCATGTGGAATCATTTTATATGAAGTAGTACGACAAAGAAAAAAATATTCATTAATAAAATGA
- the pheS gene encoding phenylalanine--tRNA ligase subunit alpha produces MDNKMNKIKEEIKIFQAKKYEDLEEFRIKFLGKKKGILTILFKELKKIPIHKRKFYGKIINDLKKKVQEKIQMNHPKNFLRKENILNFDPTVPGKSIEIGSLHPISILKNRIINIFRKIGFSYVEGPEIENDWHNFTALNFPIDHPSRDMQDTFFIHKNPDILLRTHTSSVQIRYMKKNCPPFRILSIGKVYRNETISSRSHFMFHQAECFSIDKKVSFSDLKKTIQYLIKSLFGEVKIRFRPSYFPFTEPSAEVDIYCKNKNNTGWLEIMGCGMIDPKVLKNVNIDSEIYSGFAFGVGIERIAILIYQIYDIRLFFDNDIRFLRQFQSDF; encoded by the coding sequence ATGGATAATAAAATGAATAAAATCAAAGAAGAAATAAAAATTTTTCAGGCTAAAAAATATGAAGATTTAGAAGAATTCAGAATTAAATTTTTGGGTAAAAAAAAAGGAATTTTAACGATTCTATTTAAAGAATTAAAAAAAATACCCATTCATAAAAGGAAATTTTATGGTAAAATAATCAATGATTTAAAAAAAAAGGTTCAAGAAAAAATACAAATGAATCATCCCAAAAATTTTCTTAGAAAGGAAAATATCTTAAATTTTGATCCTACAGTTCCAGGAAAATCTATAGAAATAGGATCTCTACATCCTATATCTATTCTAAAGAATAGAATTATAAACATTTTTAGAAAAATAGGTTTTTCTTATGTAGAAGGTCCTGAAATTGAAAACGATTGGCATAATTTTACGGCTTTAAATTTTCCTATAGATCACCCATCAAGAGATATGCAGGATACATTTTTTATACACAAAAATCCAGATATTTTGTTACGTACACATACTTCTTCTGTTCAAATACGATATATGAAAAAAAATTGTCCCCCTTTTCGTATTTTATCTATAGGAAAAGTATATAGAAATGAAACAATTTCCTCACGTTCCCATTTTATGTTTCACCAAGCAGAATGTTTTTCTATAGATAAAAAAGTATCTTTTTCAGATCTAAAAAAAACCATTCAGTATTTAATAAAATCTCTTTTTGGAGAAGTAAAAATAAGATTCCGTCCTTCCTATTTTCCATTTACAGAACCTAGTGCTGAAGTGGATATCTATTGTAAAAATAAGAATAATACAGGATGGTTAGAGATCATGGGATGTGGGATGATAGATCCAAAAGTATTGAAAAACGTAAATATTGATTCAGAAATTTATTCTGGATTTGCTTTTGGAGTAGGCATAGAAAGAATTGCTATACTGATTTATCAAATCTATGATATTCGACTTTTTTTTGATAACGATATTCGTTTTTTAAGACAATTTCAAAGTGATTTTTAA